A part of Rhodothermales bacterium genomic DNA contains:
- a CDS encoding M14 family zinc carboxypeptidase, protein MKVSTLLLFLFLAAPAAGQPAIPRPADVFGFEPGADYSLADYGQVTDYFQRLDAASDRARLIEIGASVQGRPMVLMFISSEANMRQLDRWRTVSEELARGRVDEIIARRYAREGKAIVWIDGGMHASEKAHGQMTPELAYRLVAEESYEMQHIRENVVVLLMPNINPDGLDIVTNWYRKYLGTPYETTGPAWLYHPYVGHDNNRDWFMNTMPESEAVSQVLYNEWYPQIVHNHHQTSPAWARIFLPPFSDPVNPNIHPGVTTGVNLVGSAMANRFAMERMPGVVSDVQYSMWWNGGMRTAPYFHNQIGILTETAHATPTPRYYDPDSLPPTLAGHPQTPTDGTDIFYPYPWKGGNSRFRDAVDYMVTASLGLLNIAADRRERWLYDSYAMGRDAIERGTAEAPFAYIVPADQHDPTEALRLVEVLRKTGLEVHRAERDFAANDTTFAAGSYVAFTAQAFRPMLVDLMEPQAYPDRRGPDGSPEVPYDLAGWTLPLQMGVRVVRAETPFEANLYAITETTLRPDAGQVSGDAVYGYVLPHTANGSALVANRLLNAGESVSWAGAGFLDGDTTHPEGAIIIQKGPETEARLREAAEATGLSFDGLAVAPAAPLHTLERPRVGLYKSWFPNMDEGWTRWLLERYEFAVDTLHDADLRYEKLATYHAVILPSQDGEGLLNGHAPNTMPAEYTGGIGLEGTLALKQFVEEGGTLLAFDAASDFLIDQFGLPVRNVVRGLSSDRFFIPGSLIRMDVDAGHPLAYGMADTVAASFQQSRAFEAVRKPTKGEGGRESTTEAPAPEVEVVARYAASDLLLSGWALGADDHIAGKAAMMRVPLGRGNVVLTGFRPQFRGQPGGTFKLIFNTLHAATLTDFPEPEPGELPAPEGNR, encoded by the coding sequence ATGAAGGTCTCGACGCTCCTACTCTTCCTATTCCTCGCCGCGCCGGCCGCCGGCCAGCCGGCTATCCCGCGCCCCGCCGACGTCTTCGGCTTCGAACCCGGGGCCGACTACTCGCTGGCGGATTACGGGCAGGTGACAGACTACTTCCAGCGCCTCGACGCCGCATCGGACCGCGCCCGCCTGATCGAAATCGGCGCCTCGGTGCAGGGCAGGCCGATGGTGCTGATGTTCATCTCCAGCGAGGCGAACATGCGGCAGCTGGACCGCTGGCGGACGGTGAGCGAGGAGCTGGCGCGTGGCCGGGTCGACGAGATCATCGCCCGACGTTACGCTCGCGAAGGCAAAGCCATCGTCTGGATCGACGGCGGGATGCACGCCAGTGAAAAAGCCCATGGCCAGATGACCCCCGAACTGGCCTACCGACTCGTCGCCGAGGAAAGCTACGAGATGCAGCACATCCGCGAGAACGTAGTGGTGTTGCTAATGCCCAACATCAACCCGGATGGGCTGGATATCGTCACCAACTGGTACCGGAAATACCTCGGCACGCCGTACGAGACGACCGGGCCGGCGTGGCTGTACCACCCGTACGTCGGCCACGACAACAACCGGGACTGGTTCATGAACACCATGCCGGAGTCCGAGGCGGTGTCGCAGGTACTGTACAACGAGTGGTACCCCCAGATCGTCCATAACCATCACCAGACCTCGCCGGCCTGGGCGCGCATCTTCCTGCCGCCGTTTTCCGACCCCGTCAACCCCAACATCCACCCGGGCGTCACCACCGGCGTCAACCTCGTCGGCTCCGCCATGGCCAACCGGTTTGCGATGGAGCGGATGCCGGGCGTCGTGTCGGACGTCCAGTACAGCATGTGGTGGAATGGGGGGATGCGGACTGCCCCGTATTTCCACAACCAGATCGGCATCCTCACCGAAACGGCCCACGCCACGCCCACCCCGCGTTATTACGACCCGGATTCCCTTCCGCCCACCCTCGCCGGCCATCCTCAGACGCCCACCGACGGCACCGACATCTTCTACCCCTATCCCTGGAAAGGAGGCAACTCCCGCTTCCGGGATGCGGTCGACTACATGGTCACGGCCTCCCTCGGCCTGCTCAACATCGCGGCGGACCGGCGCGAGCGCTGGCTGTACGACAGCTACGCGATGGGCCGCGACGCCATCGAACGCGGCACAGCCGAGGCGCCCTTTGCCTACATTGTGCCGGCCGACCAGCACGACCCCACGGAGGCGCTCCGTCTCGTTGAAGTGCTGCGCAAGACGGGGCTTGAAGTGCACCGGGCCGAACGGGACTTTGCCGCCAACGACACCACCTTCGCCGCCGGCAGCTACGTCGCCTTCACCGCCCAGGCCTTCCGCCCGATGTTGGTGGATCTGATGGAGCCCCAGGCCTACCCGGATCGGCGGGGTCCGGACGGCTCGCCGGAGGTACCGTACGACCTCGCCGGCTGGACGCTGCCCCTCCAGATGGGCGTCCGCGTCGTCCGCGCCGAGACGCCGTTTGAAGCGAACCTCTACGCAATCACCGAAACGACCCTCCGCCCGGATGCAGGCCAGGTCTCGGGCGATGCGGTCTATGGCTACGTACTTCCGCACACCGCCAACGGCAGCGCGCTGGTCGCCAACCGGCTGCTGAACGCCGGCGAAAGCGTCAGCTGGGCGGGCGCGGGTTTTTTGGACGGGGACACGACCCATCCCGAAGGCGCGATCATCATTCAGAAAGGCCCCGAGACGGAAGCGCGGCTGCGCGAGGCGGCCGAGGCGACCGGGCTGTCGTTTGACGGACTCGCCGTGGCGCCGGCGGCGCCTCTCCACACCCTGGAAAGACCCCGGGTGGGGCTTTACAAATCGTGGTTCCCCAACATGGATGAGGGATGGACACGCTGGCTGCTGGAGCGGTATGAGTTCGCCGTCGACACCCTGCACGATGCCGACCTGCGCTACGAGAAACTCGCCACCTACCACGCCGTCATCCTCCCGAGCCAGGACGGCGAAGGGCTACTCAACGGCCACGCCCCGAACACCATGCCCGCGGAATACACGGGCGGTATCGGCCTGGAAGGGACACTGGCGCTCAAGCAGTTCGTGGAAGAAGGGGGAACGCTGCTCGCTTTCGACGCGGCCAGCGATTTCCTGATCGATCAGTTCGGACTGCCCGTCCGCAATGTCGTGCGAGGCCTGTCGTCCGACCGTTTCTTCATACCCGGCTCGTTGATACGGATGGACGTGGACGCCGGCCACCCGCTCGCCTACGGGATGGCGGACACGGTCGCCGCGTCGTTCCAGCAAAGCCGGGCCTTCGAGGCCGTACGGAAACCCACAAAAGGGGAAGGCGGACGCGAATCGACCACCGAAGCGCCGGCGCCGGAGGTCGAGGTCGTCGCCCGATACGCCGCGTCCGACCTGCTGCTCAGCGGCTGGGCGCTCGGGGCCGACGACCATATCGCCGGCAAAGCCGCCATGATGCGCGTGCCGCTGGGCCGCGGAAACGTAGTCCTCACCGGCTTCCGCCCCCAGTTCCGCGGCCAGCCCGGAGGGACGTTTAAATTGATCTTCAACACCCTCCACGCCGCCACCCTCACCGATTTCCCTGAACCCGAGCCGGGGGAGTTGCCAGCGCCGGAAGGAAACCGATGA